In bacterium, the sequence TGGGGGGATAAAGAAGGCGCGTTTTTTACCGCGAAGGCGCGAAGGACGCGAAGAAGACGAAGGACGACAAAGCGACAAGGCCAGACTTCGATCCGAGAGCGCGCACTGCGCCATCAACCCTGCTTCCCATAATTCAAGCCATATTCTATATCGAAGCCTATGTCGAACGACGATAGCGGTCATCGATTTGGCGGCGATTGGACAACGGCCAAGCTCGAAGTCATTTCGCGATACCTTCAAGAATACACAAAGGCGTTAAAAAACCAGCCGTTTCGAAAAATCTACATCGACGCGTTTGCTGGAACGGGATATCGCGAAGTACGGACGCGTGAAGGCAAATCGCAAACACTCTTGTTGCCGGATTTAGCGGATCCCGAACCGCAGTCGCTCCTGGAAGGCTCCGCTCTTAGCGCGTTGAGCATCGAACCAGCGTTCGACGGATTCGTTTTCGTCGAAAAGCGTGCTGATCGCTGCGATGAGTTGGAAAAGCTAAAATTGAAGTACCCCGCCAAGTCCTCGCAAATCGAAATACGACACGGCGAAGCGAACGATAAGATCCGCGAGATTTGTCGGTCGAATTGGCGCAACAAACGTGCGGTTCTTTTTCTTGATCCGTATGGAATGCAAGTCGAATGGGAGACCATCAATGCGATCGCGGCGACGCGCGCCATCGACCTCTGGTTGCTGTTTCCGCTTGGTATCGGCGTAAACCGGCTGCTTACCCGTTCAGGCGATATCCCAGGTTCCTGGCGAAAGCGTCTCGATCTACTGCTCGGCACACAGGACTGGTACGAAGCGTTTTATCGCGTGGAAAGAACGCCGACACTGTTCGATAGCGAGGCCGAACATGTTGTCAAAGCGTCGACTGAATCGATTGGCCGTTTTTTCGTCGATCGTCTTCGCGCAATATTTGCCGGCGTTGCCGACCGTCCGGGCGTGCTTCGGAACTCGTCGCGCAATCCGCTATACTTACTTTGCTTCGCAGCGGCTAACGAGCGCGGAGCGCCTATCGCCGTAAGGATCGCAAACCATTTGCTA encodes:
- a CDS encoding three-Cys-motif partner protein TcmP, with translation MSNDDSGHRFGGDWTTAKLEVISRYLQEYTKALKNQPFRKIYIDAFAGTGYREVRTREGKSQTLLLPDLADPEPQSLLEGSALSALSIEPAFDGFVFVEKRADRCDELEKLKLKYPAKSSQIEIRHGEANDKIREICRSNWRNKRAVLFLDPYGMQVEWETINAIAATRAIDLWLLFPLGIGVNRLLTRSGDIPGSWRKRLDLLLGTQDWYEAFYRVERTPTLFDSEAEHVVKASTESIGRFFVDRLRAIFAGVADRPGVLRNSSRNPLYLLCFAAANERGAPIAVRIANHLLRDMQ